The Episyrphus balteatus chromosome 4, idEpiBalt1.1, whole genome shotgun sequence genome includes a window with the following:
- the LOC129919727 gene encoding uncharacterized protein LOC129919727, giving the protein MFLDISICLGEAILNKLKESDPNKVIEINSNNGSTLTVEKARIQTITIARNLMGIDVNREDVVVIYSKANEKITPITFACLTIGAPIYFIKTNLENSIICERIQLLNPKIILYESEYAVKLFKALRGVWPKNLKHLICIDSVILHHRLDEEENFQLPDIGDANDNSAVLMITTKSNGSTIVKKRSHAKLAREFYTFRQITSESRLFFPNQHQFINQTLVLLMVPVFFGTQRIYSLDIEVENGSEKILEIIDTFKISHYFNALTSFVETLKTVEQTKNRQQV; this is encoded by the exons ATGTTTCTTGACATATCAATATGCCTTGGCGAGGCAATATTGAATAAACTTAAAGAAAGTGATCCCAATAAAGTGATCGAAATAAATTCTAACAATGGATCAACGTTAACTGTTGAAAAAGCACGCATTCAAACTATTACCATTGCTCGAAATTTGATGGGAATCGATGTGAACAGAGaagatgttgttgttatttattCAAAAGCAAACGAAAAAATTACTCCAATAACGTTTGCTTGTCTAACAATTGGTGCtcctatatattttattaaaactaatttggaaaatt ctaTCATCTGTGAAAgaattcaacttttaaatccaaaaataatccTATACGAATCTGAATATGCTGTGAAACTATTTAAAGCTTTAAGAGGAGTTTGGCCTAAGAAtcttaaacatttaatttgtaTTGATTCTGTGATTCTCCATCATAGACttgatgaagaagaaaatttcCAACTACCAGATATTGGAGATGCAAACGATAATTCAGCTGTTTTGATGATTACCACCAAATCAAATGGCTCAACAATTGTTAAAAAACGGTCCCATGCCAAGTTAGCACGTGAATTTTACACTTTTCGACAAATTACCTCAGAAAGTAGATTATTTTTCCCAAATCAACATCAATTTATTAACCAAACTTTGGTACTTTTAATGGTTCCTGTGTTTTTCGGTACACAACGTATTTACAGTCTTGATATTGAAGTCGAAAATGGAAGCGAAAAAATACTGGAGATAATTgatacttttaaaatttcacattattttaatgCTTTAACGAGTTTCGTGGAAACCCTTAAAACTGTTGAGCAAACTAAAAATCGTCAACAAGTTTGA